The window CCATTCTGTCCATCATCTTAGCGATTCTCTCAGAACCGAATAGACGCATCAGGTTATCTTCAAGAGATACATAGAACTGAGAACTTCCCGGATCTCCCTGACGTCCAGCTCTACCTCTTAACTGTCTGTCAACACGTCTTGAATCGTGTCTCTCAGTACCGATAATTGCAAGACCTCCGGCTTCTTTTACTTCTTTAGATAGTTTAATATCCGTACCACGTCCTGCCATGTTCGTTGCGATGGTAACAACGCCTGGCTGTCCTGCTCCTGCAACAATTTCTGCTTCCTTCTTGTGAAGTTTCGCATTCAGTACCTGGTGCGGAATTTTTCTTAACTGAAGTGCTTTTGAAAGCAACTGAGAGATTTCAACAGAAGTTGTACCTACTAGTACAGGTCTTTTCTCTGCAGTCAATCTTTCAATTTCTTCAATTACAGCATTATATTTTTCTCTGTTAGTTTTAAAAACTAAATCCTGTCTGTCATGTCTTAAAATAGGACGGTTAGTTGGAATTACCACAACATCTAATTTGTAGATCTCCCAAAGCTCACCAGCCTCTGTTTCAGCAGTACCAGTCATTCCCGCAAGCTTGTTGTACATACGGAAATAGTTCTGAAGCGTAATCGTTGCAAAAGTTTGAGTAGCTGCCTCAATTTTTACATTTTCTTTCGCTTCGATCGCCTGGTGAAGACCATCAGAATAGCGTCTTCCTTCCATGATACGGCCTGTCTGCTCATCAACGATTTTTACTTCACCATCAATCACTACATACTCATCATCTTTTTCAAATAATGTATAGGCTTTCAATAGCTGGCTCATCGTGTGAACTCTTTCAGATTTTTCAGCGAAATCACCGAAAAGTTTTTCTTTAGCTTCAAATTCCTCTTCTTTAGATAAATTTTTAGCCTCCACTTCAGCAATTTCAGTTCCGATATCCGGAAGAACGAAGAAGTTTGGATCAGAGTTCCCTTGAGACATGTATTCAACACCTTTGTCTGTAAGGTCTACCTGGTTGTTCTTTTCTTCGATTACAAAATAAAGATCTTTATCTACGATCGGCATATCACGGTTGTTGTCCTGCATGTATTGTGCTTCAACTTTCTGAAGTAATGCTCTGTTTCCGCTTTCCGATAAGAATTTAATTAATTGTCTGTTTTTAGGAAGACCTCTGTATGCCTGAAGCAATTTGAATCCACCTTCTTTAGTGTTTCCTGCTGCGATTAATTTTTTCGCTTCATTGAAAATAGCAGAAACAGTCTTTTTCTGAACTTCAACGATTCTGTCGATAGAAGGTTTAAGAACATCGAATTCCTGTCTGTCTCCCTGAGGAACCGGACCTGAAATAATCAACGGTGTTCTTGCATCATCTACTAATACAGAGTCTACCTCATCCACGATCGCAAAGTTTAATTCTCTTTGTACCAGTTCTGAAGGTGAAGTTACCATGTTATCTCTCAGATAATCAAAACCGAATTCGTTATTCGTTCCGTAAGTAATATCTGAGTTATATGCTTTTCTTCTTCCGTCTGAGTTCGGTTGGTGGTTATCGATACAATCGATAGACATTCCATGGAATTGATATAATGGCCCCATCCAAGCGGAGTCTCTTTTCGCAAGGTAGTCATTCACCGTTACCACGTGAACCCCTCTTTCCGGAAGTGAATTTAAGTAAATAGGTAATGTTCCTACCAAAGTTTTACCTTCACCGGTTGCCATTTCGGCAATTTTACCACTGTGAAGAATAATACCTCCGATAAACTGAACATCATAGTGGACCATATCCCAAACTACAGGAGTTCCGGCAGCGTCCCATGAGTTTTTCCAAACAGCTTGGTCTCCCTGAATAGAAACGAAATCTTTCCCTGCAGCAACCAGTTCTCTGTCCCAGTCACTTGCTGTTACACGAATTTCTCCGTTCTGAGCCCATCTTCTTGCGGTTTCTTTGATCAATGCAAAAGCTTCCGGAAGAACCTGAACAAGAACTTTCTCTTCAATTTCGTATGATTCCTTCTTCAAAGACTCAATTTTTGAGAAAAGAGCTTCTTTTTCGTCAACGTTTGTTGAGTTCTTTATCTGCTCTTTAATCTGTTCTATTTGAGCTGTGATCTTGCTGGTAGCATCTTTAATACTTGCTTTAAACTCAGCAGTTTTTTGTCTCAAACCATCATCCGACAGTTGTTGGATGTTAGGTTCTACAGCTTTGATTTTTGTTACAACTTTTTTTACTTCTTTTAGGTCCTGCGCTTTTTTGTCTCCCAAAAACCCTTTAAGAACTTTGTTTAAAAAACTCATAAATTTTTTGCTTTATGCTTAATGCAAGATGCTTTAAGCGTTTTAATGACACGCTTATCGTGTAAGTTAATATATAAAAAAGGGCAAAAAAGCTCTAAGCCGGTAGCCTAAAGCTTATCGCTTTATTAATATTCGTCCTCGTTCCAAAGGAAATCCTCGTCTGTTGGATAATCGCTCCAAACTTCCTCGATAGATTCATAAATTTCTCCTTCATCCTCAATGGCCTGAAGGTTTTCAACTACTTCCATAGGTGCACCAGTTCTGATTGCGTAGTCAATAAGCTCTGCTTTTGTCATTGGCCAAGGTGCGTCACTTAGATATGAAGCTAATTCTAATGTCCAGTACATAATTTTCTAATTTTTTGCAAAAGTATAAAAATAGGTTGTATAATAAACTTTTTTATACTTGATTTTCAATTCTTTTTATAATATTTTCTTATAAATCACTGTCACCAACTGGATGGCAGCTATGTCAGTAATTTACTATTGTCGTTTTCTCAAAAACCATTCCACAAATTTTTTTATGCCATTTTGGAAGTCTGTGTCCGGTTTATACCCTAGCAAAGTCTTCGCTTTGGTGATGTCTGCATTAGTTTTTGTGACATCTCCCGGTTGCATTGGCAGAATTTTTCGGAAAGCTGTCATGCTCAGAGTCTTTTCTATCGTGGCTACCATTTCCGTTAAGGTCACAACTTCATTTTCTCCTAAATTAAGAATTTCGTAGACATTGGAATTGTTTTCCAGGTACAGGACAGATTTCATGATTCCATCAATGATATCATCAATATACGTATAATCT of the Chryseobacterium capnotolerans genome contains:
- a CDS encoding DUF2795 domain-containing protein, which encodes MYWTLELASYLSDAPWPMTKAELIDYAIRTGAPMEVVENLQAIEDEGEIYESIEEVWSDYPTDEDFLWNEDEY
- the secA gene encoding preprotein translocase subunit SecA; the protein is MSFLNKVLKGFLGDKKAQDLKEVKKVVTKIKAVEPNIQQLSDDGLRQKTAEFKASIKDATSKITAQIEQIKEQIKNSTNVDEKEALFSKIESLKKESYEIEEKVLVQVLPEAFALIKETARRWAQNGEIRVTASDWDRELVAAGKDFVSIQGDQAVWKNSWDAAGTPVVWDMVHYDVQFIGGIILHSGKIAEMATGEGKTLVGTLPIYLNSLPERGVHVVTVNDYLAKRDSAWMGPLYQFHGMSIDCIDNHQPNSDGRRKAYNSDITYGTNNEFGFDYLRDNMVTSPSELVQRELNFAIVDEVDSVLVDDARTPLIISGPVPQGDRQEFDVLKPSIDRIVEVQKKTVSAIFNEAKKLIAAGNTKEGGFKLLQAYRGLPKNRQLIKFLSESGNRALLQKVEAQYMQDNNRDMPIVDKDLYFVIEEKNNQVDLTDKGVEYMSQGNSDPNFFVLPDIGTEIAEVEAKNLSKEEEFEAKEKLFGDFAEKSERVHTMSQLLKAYTLFEKDDEYVVIDGEVKIVDEQTGRIMEGRRYSDGLHQAIEAKENVKIEAATQTFATITLQNYFRMYNKLAGMTGTAETEAGELWEIYKLDVVVIPTNRPILRHDRQDLVFKTNREKYNAVIEEIERLTAEKRPVLVGTTSVEISQLLSKALQLRKIPHQVLNAKLHKKEAEIVAGAGQPGVVTIATNMAGRGTDIKLSKEVKEAGGLAIIGTERHDSRRVDRQLRGRAGRQGDPGSSQFYVSLEDNLMRLFGSERIAKMMDRMGHKEGEVIQHSMISKSIERAQKKVEENNFGTRKRLLEYDDVMNKQRDVIYKRRKNALFGDHLKYDITNMIFDVANSIVAKGKATGNFKDFEFDIIKTFTMESPVSANDFNNKNIHDLTNILFKAAQEDYQMKLNLLKEKSFPIIENVYQNQGSMFKMIQVPFTDGHKTMTIVADLKEAYDTQCESLINDFEKNITLSIIDENWKLHLREMDDLRRSSQGAVYEQKDPLVIYKQESFHLFSEMMEKLNKEIVSFLYKGEIPA